A single genomic interval of Burkholderia cepacia ATCC 25416 harbors:
- a CDS encoding OmpA family protein — protein sequence MNMKIATRLSVFALAGALLAGCATQQGNNTAVGTGTGAALGAGIGALAGGGKGAAIGAGVGALVGGVTGYNWQAIKNKLAPSAAKTGTQVTEQPDGSLKLNVPSSVTFATNQYAITPAFTPLLNDLATTLNQNPQVTASIVGYTDSTGSQQLNQTLSQNRAQSVVNALVQRGVAGGRLSAQGMGPSNPIADNATEAGRAQNRRVEIYLRAAQAQ from the coding sequence ATGAACATGAAAATCGCGACCCGTCTGTCCGTCTTCGCATTGGCCGGCGCACTGCTGGCAGGCTGCGCCACGCAGCAAGGCAACAATACGGCCGTCGGTACCGGCACGGGTGCGGCGCTGGGCGCAGGCATCGGCGCGCTGGCGGGCGGCGGCAAGGGCGCGGCGATCGGCGCGGGCGTCGGCGCACTGGTCGGCGGCGTGACGGGTTACAACTGGCAGGCGATCAAGAACAAGCTCGCGCCGTCGGCAGCCAAGACGGGTACGCAGGTGACCGAGCAGCCGGACGGCTCGCTGAAGCTGAACGTGCCGAGCTCGGTGACGTTCGCGACGAACCAGTACGCGATCACGCCGGCCTTCACGCCGCTGCTGAACGACCTGGCGACGACGCTGAACCAGAACCCGCAAGTGACGGCATCGATCGTCGGCTACACGGACAGCACGGGTTCGCAGCAGCTGAACCAGACGCTGTCGCAGAACCGCGCGCAGAGCGTCGTCAACGCGCTCGTGCAGCGCGGCGTTGCCGGCGGCCGCCTGTCGGCACAGGGCATGGGCCCGTCGAACCCGATCGCGGACAACGCGACGGAAGCCGGCCGCGCACAGAACCGCCGCGTCGAAATCTACCTGCGCGCAGCACAGGCGCAGTAA